The following proteins are co-located in the Heptranchias perlo isolate sHepPer1 chromosome 30, sHepPer1.hap1, whole genome shotgun sequence genome:
- the ghdc gene encoding GH3 domain-containing protein isoform X4, with the protein MQKLIMTLKSLQTKLQTNAQMLLIAAFIFGILGLWMLVLLRCDICNRSQGQKRPFFSLLSQYLTSRAGFGMCFNSMLNVYPQTGNLQRTAKFFYPSNWSHSESGIPIGPNCLSSMTSKHKFNMYSTPAAGFEITAEPEALYVHLLFALKERTLGMLEANFASIVYHSFAFLQSKWEELIEDIRLGHVNPKLKITDDVRLKLSAQLKPDPRRASELAAEFGSGFRGIARRVWPHLNLVLAVDSGSNELYGSHLKQFYCEGVPIYSPVYAATEGLIGVNLWPEKEERHYLLCPQSMFCEFIPVDLCNEEQPQTLFMDEVKENSLYELVVTNASGLYRYRIGDIVKVVGFHNQCPVVEFKYRQDQMLNVRGEKITEKTFYQALLRAVKLWPGAVLLDYCCVESSLLGPFCGGSDPHYEVFVEIKGVRNLSEDQRYKLDQCLQEDSMVYQSCRRKGSIGPVRVHIVAAGSFKELMNFIIANLGTSYSQFKMHRVLRKKEFLDFIQRKVIS; encoded by the exons ATGCAGAAACTCATCATGACACTCAAGAGCCTCCAAACCAAGCTACAGACCAATGCTCAG ATGCTTCTCATTGCTGCATTTATTTTTGGAATCCTGGGCCTGTGGATGTTGGTGTTGCTCAGGTGTGATATCTGCAACAGGTCACAGGGTCAGAAGAGACCATTTTTCAGCCTTTTGAGCCAATACCTAACTTCCAGGGCT GGCTTTGGAATGTGCTTTAATTCAATGCTTAATGTCTACCCACAGACTGGAAATTTACAGAGGACTGCAAAGTTTTTCTACCCCTCTAATTGGAGTCATTCAGAATCAGGAATTCCAATTGGCCCAAACTGCCTCTCTTCCATGACTTCCAAGCACAAGTTCAATATGTACTCAACACCAGCGGCTGGATTTGAAATTACTGCTGAACCTGAGGCACTGTATGTTCATCTACTTTTTGCCCTGAAAGAGAGAACATTGGGAATGCTGGAGGCTAATTTTGCTTCCATAGTTTATCACAGTTTTGCTTTTCTGCAGAGTAAGTGGGAGGAATTGATTGAggatattaggctgggacacgtaAATCCCAAGCTGAAGATTACTGATGATGTTCGCCTGAAGCTCAGTGCTCAGTTAAAGCCTGATCCTCGAAGGGCCTCAGAACTGGCTGCAGAGTTTGGGAGTGGATTTCGAGGTATTGCTCGCAGAGTGTGGCCCCACCTCAACTTGGTTCTTGCTGTGGATTCTGGCTCAAATGAATTGTATGGAAGTCATCTGAAACAGTTCTACTGTGAAGGAGTCCCTATTTACTCTCCAGTTTATGCAGCCACTGAAG GTCTCATTGGAGTGAATTTGTGGCCAGAGAAAGAAGAGCGACATTACCTCCTATGTCCACAATCAATGTTTTGTGAATTTATTCCTGTTGATCTCTGCAATGAAGAACAACCACAAACACTGTTTATGGATGAAGTGAAGGAAAACAGTTTGTATGAACTGGTTGTCACAAACGCATCCGGTTTGTACAG ATACCGGATTGGGGATATTGTAAAGGTGGTGGGTTTCCACAATCAGTGCCCAGTCGTTGAATTTAAGTACAG ACAAGATCAGATGTTGAATGTGAGAGGAGAGAAAATCACGGAGAAGACATTCTATCAAGCACTGCTGCGAGCTGTTAAGCTGTGGCCTGGAGCTGTGCTCCTTGATTACTGTTGTGTAGAGAGCAGCCTTTTGG GACCATTTTGTGGTGGTTCAGATCCTCATTATGAAGTTTTTGTGGAGATAAAAGGAGTCAGAAACTTGTCAGAGGATCAGCGTTACAAG ctggaccaatgccttcaggaggatTCGATGGTCTATCAGTCGTGTAGACGCAAGGGTAGCATTGGACCAGTGAGAGTTCATATTGTGGCAGCAGGCAGCTTCAAAGAGCTAATGAATTTTATCATCGCAAATTTAGGCACTTCCTACAGTCAGTTCAAAATGCATCGCGTTCTAAGAAAAAAAGAATTTTTGGACTTTATTCAAAGAAAAGTAATTTCATGA
- the ghdc gene encoding GH3 domain-containing protein isoform X1: MQKLIMTLKSLQTKLQTNAQMLLIAAFIFGILGLWMLVLLRCDICNRSQGQKRPFFSLLSQYLTSRAVSILSLLQRRRLELNTKNIQQVQHNTLLYRIHRNRNTEYGKLYRFSEITDRKTFCTLHPLTRYDHYKDYILRIGKGEENVLISERPSVLSMTSGTSGSSAMLPSTRVTVNDFHQGFGMCFNSMLNVYPQTGNLQRTAKFFYPSNWSHSESGIPIGPNCLSSMTSKHKFNMYSTPAAGFEITAEPEALYVHLLFALKERTLGMLEANFASIVYHSFAFLQSKWEELIEDIRLGHVNPKLKITDDVRLKLSAQLKPDPRRASELAAEFGSGFRGIARRVWPHLNLVLAVDSGSNELYGSHLKQFYCEGVPIYSPVYAATEGLIGVNLWPEKEERHYLLCPQSMFCEFIPVDLCNEEQPQTLFMDEVKENSLYELVVTNASGLYRYRIGDIVKVVGFHNQCPVVEFKYRQDQMLNVRGEKITEKTFYQALLRAVKLWPGAVLLDYCCVESSLLGPFCGGSDPHYEVFVEIKGVRNLSEDQRYKLDQCLQEDSMVYQSCRRKGSIGPVRVHIVAAGSFKELMNFIIANLGTSYSQFKMHRVLRKKEFLDFIQRKVIS, translated from the exons ATGCAGAAACTCATCATGACACTCAAGAGCCTCCAAACCAAGCTACAGACCAATGCTCAG ATGCTTCTCATTGCTGCATTTATTTTTGGAATCCTGGGCCTGTGGATGTTGGTGTTGCTCAGGTGTGATATCTGCAACAGGTCACAGGGTCAGAAGAGACCATTTTTCAGCCTTTTGAGCCAATACCTAACTTCCAGGGCTGTAAGTATCTTGAGCCTTTTGCAGCGACGGAGACTTGAATTGAACACCAAAAACATTCAGCAAGTGCAGCACAACACTCTTCTCTACAGGATCCACAGAAACAGAAACACTGAGTATGGCAAGTTGTACAGATTCTCTGAAATTACAGACCGCAAGACATTCTGTACCCTTCACCCACTGACACGATATGATCATTATAAAGATTACATCTTGCGAATTGGTAAAGGGGAAGAAAATGTGTTGATTTCAGAGAGACCAAGTGTCCTCTCTATGACATCAGGAACTTCAGGCTCCAGTGCCATGTTACCGAGTACTAGGGTGACAGTTAATGACTTCCATCAG GGCTTTGGAATGTGCTTTAATTCAATGCTTAATGTCTACCCACAGACTGGAAATTTACAGAGGACTGCAAAGTTTTTCTACCCCTCTAATTGGAGTCATTCAGAATCAGGAATTCCAATTGGCCCAAACTGCCTCTCTTCCATGACTTCCAAGCACAAGTTCAATATGTACTCAACACCAGCGGCTGGATTTGAAATTACTGCTGAACCTGAGGCACTGTATGTTCATCTACTTTTTGCCCTGAAAGAGAGAACATTGGGAATGCTGGAGGCTAATTTTGCTTCCATAGTTTATCACAGTTTTGCTTTTCTGCAGAGTAAGTGGGAGGAATTGATTGAggatattaggctgggacacgtaAATCCCAAGCTGAAGATTACTGATGATGTTCGCCTGAAGCTCAGTGCTCAGTTAAAGCCTGATCCTCGAAGGGCCTCAGAACTGGCTGCAGAGTTTGGGAGTGGATTTCGAGGTATTGCTCGCAGAGTGTGGCCCCACCTCAACTTGGTTCTTGCTGTGGATTCTGGCTCAAATGAATTGTATGGAAGTCATCTGAAACAGTTCTACTGTGAAGGAGTCCCTATTTACTCTCCAGTTTATGCAGCCACTGAAG GTCTCATTGGAGTGAATTTGTGGCCAGAGAAAGAAGAGCGACATTACCTCCTATGTCCACAATCAATGTTTTGTGAATTTATTCCTGTTGATCTCTGCAATGAAGAACAACCACAAACACTGTTTATGGATGAAGTGAAGGAAAACAGTTTGTATGAACTGGTTGTCACAAACGCATCCGGTTTGTACAG ATACCGGATTGGGGATATTGTAAAGGTGGTGGGTTTCCACAATCAGTGCCCAGTCGTTGAATTTAAGTACAG ACAAGATCAGATGTTGAATGTGAGAGGAGAGAAAATCACGGAGAAGACATTCTATCAAGCACTGCTGCGAGCTGTTAAGCTGTGGCCTGGAGCTGTGCTCCTTGATTACTGTTGTGTAGAGAGCAGCCTTTTGG GACCATTTTGTGGTGGTTCAGATCCTCATTATGAAGTTTTTGTGGAGATAAAAGGAGTCAGAAACTTGTCAGAGGATCAGCGTTACAAG ctggaccaatgccttcaggaggatTCGATGGTCTATCAGTCGTGTAGACGCAAGGGTAGCATTGGACCAGTGAGAGTTCATATTGTGGCAGCAGGCAGCTTCAAAGAGCTAATGAATTTTATCATCGCAAATTTAGGCACTTCCTACAGTCAGTTCAAAATGCATCGCGTTCTAAGAAAAAAAGAATTTTTGGACTTTATTCAAAGAAAAGTAATTTCATGA
- the ghdc gene encoding GH3 domain-containing protein isoform X3: MLLIAAFIFGILGLWMLVLLRCDICNRSQGQKRPFFSLLSQYLTSRAVSILSLLQRRRLELNTKNIQQVQHNTLLYRIHRNRNTEYGKLYRFSEITDRKTFCTLHPLTRYDHYKDYILRIGKGEENVLISERPSVLSMTSGTSGSSAMLPSTRVTVNDFHQGFGMCFNSMLNVYPQTGNLQRTAKFFYPSNWSHSESGIPIGPNCLSSMTSKHKFNMYSTPAAGFEITAEPEALYVHLLFALKERTLGMLEANFASIVYHSFAFLQSKWEELIEDIRLGHVNPKLKITDDVRLKLSAQLKPDPRRASELAAEFGSGFRGIARRVWPHLNLVLAVDSGSNELYGSHLKQFYCEGVPIYSPVYAATEGLIGVNLWPEKEERHYLLCPQSMFCEFIPVDLCNEEQPQTLFMDEVKENSLYELVVTNASGLYRYRIGDIVKVVGFHNQCPVVEFKYRQDQMLNVRGEKITEKTFYQALLRAVKLWPGAVLLDYCCVESSLLGPFCGGSDPHYEVFVEIKGVRNLSEDQRYKLDQCLQEDSMVYQSCRRKGSIGPVRVHIVAAGSFKELMNFIIANLGTSYSQFKMHRVLRKKEFLDFIQRKVIS; the protein is encoded by the exons ATGCTTCTCATTGCTGCATTTATTTTTGGAATCCTGGGCCTGTGGATGTTGGTGTTGCTCAGGTGTGATATCTGCAACAGGTCACAGGGTCAGAAGAGACCATTTTTCAGCCTTTTGAGCCAATACCTAACTTCCAGGGCTGTAAGTATCTTGAGCCTTTTGCAGCGACGGAGACTTGAATTGAACACCAAAAACATTCAGCAAGTGCAGCACAACACTCTTCTCTACAGGATCCACAGAAACAGAAACACTGAGTATGGCAAGTTGTACAGATTCTCTGAAATTACAGACCGCAAGACATTCTGTACCCTTCACCCACTGACACGATATGATCATTATAAAGATTACATCTTGCGAATTGGTAAAGGGGAAGAAAATGTGTTGATTTCAGAGAGACCAAGTGTCCTCTCTATGACATCAGGAACTTCAGGCTCCAGTGCCATGTTACCGAGTACTAGGGTGACAGTTAATGACTTCCATCAG GGCTTTGGAATGTGCTTTAATTCAATGCTTAATGTCTACCCACAGACTGGAAATTTACAGAGGACTGCAAAGTTTTTCTACCCCTCTAATTGGAGTCATTCAGAATCAGGAATTCCAATTGGCCCAAACTGCCTCTCTTCCATGACTTCCAAGCACAAGTTCAATATGTACTCAACACCAGCGGCTGGATTTGAAATTACTGCTGAACCTGAGGCACTGTATGTTCATCTACTTTTTGCCCTGAAAGAGAGAACATTGGGAATGCTGGAGGCTAATTTTGCTTCCATAGTTTATCACAGTTTTGCTTTTCTGCAGAGTAAGTGGGAGGAATTGATTGAggatattaggctgggacacgtaAATCCCAAGCTGAAGATTACTGATGATGTTCGCCTGAAGCTCAGTGCTCAGTTAAAGCCTGATCCTCGAAGGGCCTCAGAACTGGCTGCAGAGTTTGGGAGTGGATTTCGAGGTATTGCTCGCAGAGTGTGGCCCCACCTCAACTTGGTTCTTGCTGTGGATTCTGGCTCAAATGAATTGTATGGAAGTCATCTGAAACAGTTCTACTGTGAAGGAGTCCCTATTTACTCTCCAGTTTATGCAGCCACTGAAG GTCTCATTGGAGTGAATTTGTGGCCAGAGAAAGAAGAGCGACATTACCTCCTATGTCCACAATCAATGTTTTGTGAATTTATTCCTGTTGATCTCTGCAATGAAGAACAACCACAAACACTGTTTATGGATGAAGTGAAGGAAAACAGTTTGTATGAACTGGTTGTCACAAACGCATCCGGTTTGTACAG ATACCGGATTGGGGATATTGTAAAGGTGGTGGGTTTCCACAATCAGTGCCCAGTCGTTGAATTTAAGTACAG ACAAGATCAGATGTTGAATGTGAGAGGAGAGAAAATCACGGAGAAGACATTCTATCAAGCACTGCTGCGAGCTGTTAAGCTGTGGCCTGGAGCTGTGCTCCTTGATTACTGTTGTGTAGAGAGCAGCCTTTTGG GACCATTTTGTGGTGGTTCAGATCCTCATTATGAAGTTTTTGTGGAGATAAAAGGAGTCAGAAACTTGTCAGAGGATCAGCGTTACAAG ctggaccaatgccttcaggaggatTCGATGGTCTATCAGTCGTGTAGACGCAAGGGTAGCATTGGACCAGTGAGAGTTCATATTGTGGCAGCAGGCAGCTTCAAAGAGCTAATGAATTTTATCATCGCAAATTTAGGCACTTCCTACAGTCAGTTCAAAATGCATCGCGTTCTAAGAAAAAAAGAATTTTTGGACTTTATTCAAAGAAAAGTAATTTCATGA
- the ghdc gene encoding GH3 domain-containing protein isoform X2 — translation MTSPGRRAVKLEAPLRIPMLLIAAFIFGILGLWMLVLLRCDICNRSQGQKRPFFSLLSQYLTSRAVSILSLLQRRRLELNTKNIQQVQHNTLLYRIHRNRNTEYGKLYRFSEITDRKTFCTLHPLTRYDHYKDYILRIGKGEENVLISERPSVLSMTSGTSGSSAMLPSTRVTVNDFHQGFGMCFNSMLNVYPQTGNLQRTAKFFYPSNWSHSESGIPIGPNCLSSMTSKHKFNMYSTPAAGFEITAEPEALYVHLLFALKERTLGMLEANFASIVYHSFAFLQSKWEELIEDIRLGHVNPKLKITDDVRLKLSAQLKPDPRRASELAAEFGSGFRGIARRVWPHLNLVLAVDSGSNELYGSHLKQFYCEGVPIYSPVYAATEGLIGVNLWPEKEERHYLLCPQSMFCEFIPVDLCNEEQPQTLFMDEVKENSLYELVVTNASGLYRYRIGDIVKVVGFHNQCPVVEFKYRQDQMLNVRGEKITEKTFYQALLRAVKLWPGAVLLDYCCVESSLLGPFCGGSDPHYEVFVEIKGVRNLSEDQRYKLDQCLQEDSMVYQSCRRKGSIGPVRVHIVAAGSFKELMNFIIANLGTSYSQFKMHRVLRKKEFLDFIQRKVIS, via the exons ATGACATCCCCAGGGCGTCGAGCTGTGAAACTCGAAGCGCCGCTCCGGATTCCG ATGCTTCTCATTGCTGCATTTATTTTTGGAATCCTGGGCCTGTGGATGTTGGTGTTGCTCAGGTGTGATATCTGCAACAGGTCACAGGGTCAGAAGAGACCATTTTTCAGCCTTTTGAGCCAATACCTAACTTCCAGGGCTGTAAGTATCTTGAGCCTTTTGCAGCGACGGAGACTTGAATTGAACACCAAAAACATTCAGCAAGTGCAGCACAACACTCTTCTCTACAGGATCCACAGAAACAGAAACACTGAGTATGGCAAGTTGTACAGATTCTCTGAAATTACAGACCGCAAGACATTCTGTACCCTTCACCCACTGACACGATATGATCATTATAAAGATTACATCTTGCGAATTGGTAAAGGGGAAGAAAATGTGTTGATTTCAGAGAGACCAAGTGTCCTCTCTATGACATCAGGAACTTCAGGCTCCAGTGCCATGTTACCGAGTACTAGGGTGACAGTTAATGACTTCCATCAG GGCTTTGGAATGTGCTTTAATTCAATGCTTAATGTCTACCCACAGACTGGAAATTTACAGAGGACTGCAAAGTTTTTCTACCCCTCTAATTGGAGTCATTCAGAATCAGGAATTCCAATTGGCCCAAACTGCCTCTCTTCCATGACTTCCAAGCACAAGTTCAATATGTACTCAACACCAGCGGCTGGATTTGAAATTACTGCTGAACCTGAGGCACTGTATGTTCATCTACTTTTTGCCCTGAAAGAGAGAACATTGGGAATGCTGGAGGCTAATTTTGCTTCCATAGTTTATCACAGTTTTGCTTTTCTGCAGAGTAAGTGGGAGGAATTGATTGAggatattaggctgggacacgtaAATCCCAAGCTGAAGATTACTGATGATGTTCGCCTGAAGCTCAGTGCTCAGTTAAAGCCTGATCCTCGAAGGGCCTCAGAACTGGCTGCAGAGTTTGGGAGTGGATTTCGAGGTATTGCTCGCAGAGTGTGGCCCCACCTCAACTTGGTTCTTGCTGTGGATTCTGGCTCAAATGAATTGTATGGAAGTCATCTGAAACAGTTCTACTGTGAAGGAGTCCCTATTTACTCTCCAGTTTATGCAGCCACTGAAG GTCTCATTGGAGTGAATTTGTGGCCAGAGAAAGAAGAGCGACATTACCTCCTATGTCCACAATCAATGTTTTGTGAATTTATTCCTGTTGATCTCTGCAATGAAGAACAACCACAAACACTGTTTATGGATGAAGTGAAGGAAAACAGTTTGTATGAACTGGTTGTCACAAACGCATCCGGTTTGTACAG ATACCGGATTGGGGATATTGTAAAGGTGGTGGGTTTCCACAATCAGTGCCCAGTCGTTGAATTTAAGTACAG ACAAGATCAGATGTTGAATGTGAGAGGAGAGAAAATCACGGAGAAGACATTCTATCAAGCACTGCTGCGAGCTGTTAAGCTGTGGCCTGGAGCTGTGCTCCTTGATTACTGTTGTGTAGAGAGCAGCCTTTTGG GACCATTTTGTGGTGGTTCAGATCCTCATTATGAAGTTTTTGTGGAGATAAAAGGAGTCAGAAACTTGTCAGAGGATCAGCGTTACAAG ctggaccaatgccttcaggaggatTCGATGGTCTATCAGTCGTGTAGACGCAAGGGTAGCATTGGACCAGTGAGAGTTCATATTGTGGCAGCAGGCAGCTTCAAAGAGCTAATGAATTTTATCATCGCAAATTTAGGCACTTCCTACAGTCAGTTCAAAATGCATCGCGTTCTAAGAAAAAAAGAATTTTTGGACTTTATTCAAAGAAAAGTAATTTCATGA